AATCAGCCAAAACTTATAAAACCTTCCCTAAACATCcagacagtgaaacaaaaatagaAGTTGCCAAGGGCAAAGAAAAGAGCTCTGCCCAAACTGCCTTCAGCACAGCACTCCTCAAGAGAACCCAGCTGAGAGTGATGCAGTGGTGTAGAAGCAAGCAAGGAGCTTCCACATACCCTTAGGATGAGAAGTGGAGGCATTTCTATGCCTTCAGTAAACCTTTAACaggcaagcaaaagaaaagcaactgaaatgagAGATCAGTGAGCAACAGCTCCGTTTAGAAGCAAATGACTATCTTCTACCTGAAAGCAGTATCTACAGCTCCTTTTTGTCATCATCACTCCCTGACAAGGGCAGAGCTGTTAATTAGCAAGCTCCCAAACCTGTAACATCTGACTGGGGTAACTGGTTAGAACTGTGTTACTTAACCTTTGTCTCCAAGACTACTCAAGACAAGGTGGTTTAAATCTTTTTTGATTTGCTGACTTCTAAGAGTTTCCCAGCATAGGTGGCTAACGCCTGTAGAACAAATTTAAGCCCACTGGCAATAGCATGCTTTTCTAGGCTATCTCTAGAAGATGCCTCAGAAGCAGCACACATGCCACCAGGCATCTGCAGACAACAGATCAAATACCACTGTTCCAGAGGCAGTCACACACTGTTGCTGTTAGAAGCCCCTGGACTGAATTTGAGATACTCCAGTTTTAATCAGAGCTGATCACTTCAGAATCACCAGCCCTGTGGGATTAGCTGCAAGTCAGGGCAAGAGAGCAGGTGATgacttctgaattattttgtggCAAGTAAACTACTGTATTTTTGGTATTGAACATACAAGGGACAAGTCTATCTACAGCAGAAACACCACTCTAGCAAGAGTATGGAAAGAGAGGGCAGTGCCATGTATGTGCTGAAACAGACCGCTGTGCAGCAGAACACTGATGCATTATttaaggcaaaataatctctagtGATCAATATCCAAGTGCCACAAGAGTAAATATTGTGTGCTAATTTGAGGGGCTCAGTCAGCATCACAAAACGAGAAAGCACAGCTGAAGAACTGGAAAATGTCAGCAAAGGCATAGAGAGCATTCCTTATTTGTAACTTATGTGTGTTATTTGTCagtttttataataatatttagTTTACGAAACACTACAAAAAGTTGGGTTTGTAGCCTCTTCCTTGGGCTAGGCCTgcagaaacaaaatcagaaggTCTAGATGTCTGTAATCCGAAGTGCAGCTTGACACTTCACTCCGTAGGAACTTTCTGGAAAGTAGGAACCATCACTGCTCATGTCAAgctaaaaagacaaaacagaaaggagaTTTAGCAGACAAGTACCAGAGAGTGCGGAAGGCATTTCAAAACGCCAGTACAGTCACCAATTACAAAGGCCCAGTAGAAATTTCCCTTCCTAGAACATAAGGGTCTGTGAAAAGAGGGAAGCAGACCTAGCGGCTGCTAACAGCCAGCCATAAGAACAGACTTGTCAAGCTGGCAAAGGCAAAATGTACACTCAGCCTGGTCTAGGTAGTTATCAAAAGCTCAGAGCAAGTTTAATTATGGCTCTGTTACACTCAGAGACATCAAGCCTTTATACAGGAACTGTAAAGGAGCAGCAAAGAACTCTTTCATTCAAGGAATTCCTTATTCTTACGATAAGTGAGAACTCAGCACCACAGCAATGATCGTAAGAGTTGTAATCAGATGAAAGCCCAAATGAAATTTGCATACGACATTCATCTATATGTATGCCTAAACCTTGTAAAAAAATTTGCACACATTAATGAATGGGGAAGGTCCTATATCACTACCACTCCgggcagaaaacaagaaaacctgcCTCCCATTAAAAGGTAACTTGGGACAAAGCCTTTGacaaaaaggcttaaaaaaaaaaaaaaaaaaattaaggcagcaGCAGACAAGCTCCAAAGTCTTTTTGTCTCCAGAAATGGTTGTAGCAggcatttgaaataattttatggcTTACAACAATCAAAAGACAAGATGTCAAACAAAGTCAATGGcattttaacttttaaaacaagATTTGTTGTTGAAATCCATTCATGTCACAGCTAAGCATTGAAGAGCTAAGAAAAAAAGTATCTGAAAGTTGAAATGGATACCATTTCTCACAAAAAGTATTATAACTGCAACAAAACCCCTTACACTTTCCATACAGGACTAAGCCAGCTCATCAGCTACAAGGGAACAAACCCTTCTGCAATGAGGTAATTGTTGTCAGTAACccaacaaaaggaaagaagaagtaaaaaaataaaataataataataataagataAATCAATTGTGAAAACAGCTAGTTTTATAGTAAGATCTTGCCGGTTTTGATTGTGATTATACACAGACCTCGATCCTCCTTACCTGTCAATCAAGGAATCTCTCATGTTGGTAGCAATGGTACTTGGCTGAGCTTCATTCAGCCTGAAGATACTCTCGATGACGGAGAGCTCAGTGCTGGTTGTATCCAGTCCACAGAAGGCACACCAGTCATTTACAACCATTCCTGCTGCAATGACCTCACTGCCACGATTCACCGTTCCAGCCtagcaaaaccaaagcagcaagaGTTAACAGTGTATGCTGACACAACACATTTTATTATGCAGCCTTATTACAGATCTTTAGTGGAGGGCCTCAGCTCACACTCCTGAAAAGATTAAAGCTTCTGCCATCAACAAAGTTATAAAGATTTCAGATAAAAAGGTTAAGGGACAGCCTTTAATCTCTGGAGACAAAGTTGTGTGACattcagtgaaataaaatctATCAAGTAGGAAGCGTAAAGTCACAGCAATCATGAAATTCACAAACCCAATTGACCCGGCACAGAATtttattacttaatttttttaaacactgcctTTGGCCAAAGCACAGACAATCTCATTCTGTATGAATCAATCAGCAAAACTTGCATAATCCCAGCAGAGCAATGTTTCAGAAGCAAACTGAAGGTGCTAAGCAGCTTATTCAGACTcagaaaagacagggaaaatgtCTCAGAAGACTTGCCCCGTTAAAGTCTTCTCATCTCCCCCttggaacagctctgcagagaaaacagTATCTAGGAGTCCATGAGATATAGAAACACTAAAACTGAGAACTGGGTTGGAAGGGAATGGCAAGagaaaacacaaacccacaaaTGCCTTACCACGAGTGGGACCTGCAGCAACGAAGACAGTTCATCCTGATCATCAATTGAAGTTTTGGGGTGCACAATTCCTCCTTGGTTACTAAAAACACAGTAGCTTCCTACCAGCACCTGATCTGCTACTGTTTGTCTGAAAACCTCAACCTTCAGTACATCTGCCAAGATCTCTTCCGTCTCCTGCAAATAGAAAGAGAGAATAAAGTCCTCAGCAAAACAGTATCATAGAATTTGAAGTCAAGCTATTCCTGCATGCAACCATCAGCTGGGATCCTCCCCTTTGAAAGCCTGCCCACACTTTCACAATCCATTGCAATCCAATCATCATAAAATGCTTACTCACCCTCTATACTCCACTCCAGGTGTTTCCAGTTACCTGTGCATACTGAGCTGGGCCACTATAACTAAACTGAGTAAtgctcttctcccctccttctgGAGGACGTTGGCAGTACATCAGTTGTGTCAATACCTGTTCTCTGGGCATTCCCTATGAACCAGCCCTCTTTTGTTCCAGACCACTGGGACAAAATTGTCTTATCCTTCCGTATAACTCCAAGAACCTCCTTCCCCTCCAGGTTTTCACTGGACTCTCTGGCCATCTTACCTTACTTTTTACACTTATTTAAAACATAATATGCTGCAAAGACCattaccttccccccaccccccctttttccttttttcctttgcactcCTAACATCAGCTCCCATTTCTTCATCACCTTTAGCACAAACTGAAAGCAAACACTGTAAGGACCTTCACTACCTGTAGCCACACAACACACCTCTCTCTAATGCTATTAAGATACCAGTTCTCAAACATAAAGTAGCAGCAACTTTGTCTGCTCTGCCCTTATTTTAAACTTTCATACAAGAACCTTCCATTTTACTTTCACCCCTCTGTACACATGCACACCACCACATCCATGGCCTCTTTCAACTATTACAAACTTCACCTAGCTCAGCATTAGCTTGTAACTATTGCTGTAGTCCTGACTAAACTCTTCTTTATGCTCTCTTTATTATACTCATGTATACTCTCTTTTTTCGTTCAATTTTACATACACAAAGCAAACTGCACCCAGAAATATACTTCCGTATCCCACTCCTTCCCTTCTACAACGAGCATTCACTACAGCACACTGACCACGCTGAGGGCACACACTATACTTGGGGCAGGGTCCACATCcacaaataaagataaaataggAAAAGAGGCAGATCAACTAAAACCAAGTCAGAAGTCCAAAAACCAATTTTGAGGCTTCTCtcttgagaagaaagaaaacatgaggcAGCACAGCCTCCTATGTGGCGTTAGCTCAGCTGTTAGCATAGGTCTTCTGATCCCCATGCTACATATAGCAATCCTCAACAACTGCAAACCCAAACTGCAGCTTGGCAATCATTTCACATGCAGCCACTATGAATTTAAAAGTGTTACAGAGCCATATACCCTGTCAAGATCTGGATGAACAAGAGCTACATAGTCATTGCAGGTAGTGACATTGCCCAGTGCTGAGAGACGCTCTTCTACTCGTTGAATTCGTACAGAATCTGGAAGACTATTGCGGATATGTTGAAGCTCTTGGTCTGTTGTACTGCTTGGGACCAACAGTCCATGTCTGTTtcctaaaatgacaaaaaaaaccccaaacaaacaaaaacaaaagagagagaaaagaagaaaagaatgtttCCACGGAGCTTCCTACTCTCCTGATGTTCATATAGTGCCTTGAATTGCCCAAGCCCAGAAAATTCAGCCCAAGAGAAATaactaccatttaaaaataacacagtacCACAGGTAAGGGAAAACCAGGATGAAGCACAGACTTATCTCAGAGTAGAAATGGGTGAATGGCACCATCTTTAATCACTTCTCTTTTTCAACAGAACTAAAGGAAGCCCAAGGTTCCCAATGAAACACTTGGACTAGCAATTTCCCCTATAGATGCCAATTGCCCCACAAAATGTACAGATGTTGCTTGTTTGCGTTACTTTACTGTGGCAAAGCAGTAAGATGGGATGCACAAAGACATTCTTTTCACAGGAACAAAACTCAAGCAAGAAGTTCGTCGGACTGAATAGGGTCTCACTAGCCAGAGACAGATGAAAGACTTTTCTTTGACTTTCACATTTGTTAAtgcctcccctctccctgggCTCTGCCCCTCCAGTGCTGGCACTGAAGTATTAaccttaagaaaaatgaaactcctcccagtttatgaGAAAGTAGACTTACGTGTGTCTTTAGCCCATCGTCAACCCCTGAGAGGCAAACACTCCCCACTACCCCAGCTCTTTGTTACCGGGGGAGTTATAGTTTTTTCGATTTTCActtctcctcttcacacacttgaagcattaaaataaaaaagctgaggACGAGGGGTGCTGCCCGTTGGACCCCCCGCCACAGTCACACCCACAGTATGTCACAGCGCGCACCACCCGAATTCGGGACTGTTTTCCCGTTTCCACCGGAGCCCCTCCAGGGCTCTTCTCGCCCCGAGGCCCCGGCCGGGCCCCAGTTCTGGGGGAGAAGGGCCGCCCCGTCACGTACCCACACACATTCTGCCGATGATGCGGCAGCCGGCGATGGAGGCGTGCACCACCGGAATGGTCCCGAAGAGCTCCCCCTCGAAGACGCTGCAAGGAGAAAGCGCCGTTAGGGTACTGCCGCGGGGCtgggcgaggcggcggcggcagccgtgCCGGGCCGGGCCCTCGGGGCTCTCTCACCTGTAGAAGTTCTCGGAGCCGCCGATGGCCACAAGGCAGTAGGCGTTCGTGAGCTTGGCGAAGCAGCCCAACTCGTTGTTGTTCTCGAAGCTGGCGCGGACAGCCATGGCCGGGCGGGGAGTAAGCCAACCAGCAACGGCCGCCGCAGCCTCTGCCGGACGCACGCGGCCTCCCCACTTCCGCttccggcggcggcgggcggaagGCGCGGGGCAGACCGGCTCCGGCCGCGCCTGGCGGGGACAGCGCCGCCACCGGCCGGGAGGCGctgcagcccccgccgccgccgccgccatgagGGGGCGCGCGGGAGCCCGGTGGGGTGTCCCGGCCCCGGGAGGGCCGGGCCCCACGCCAGCCCCGGGTCTGCGGGACAGCCGCGCGTCCCCAGGCACCCGTGTGCCCTCGCAGGCCACCTGCACCAAGATGCCACCATGGGCCCAGGCATGCCACTGCGGTCCACGTGCCTGGGCAGGCCACTGTGAGCCACCACCACCTGTGTGCAGGCACGACCCACGTCCAGATGCACCGTCCCTGTCCAGGCGTGACCTGTGTCAGCTGCCACCTGTGTTTAGACATGACCACCCGTGTGGCGATCTCACCCGTGTGCAGACGCCACTTTCATGCCAATGCCACCTGCGTGCAGATGCCAACCACGTCCCCAGACATGCCACCCGTATTGTCCTGGCagggcacagctcagcacagaggGGCCCTGGCCAAGCTGGAGATGCTCACCTCCCCATGAGGGACCCAACACAGCTCTCTCTCCAGCAGAACAGCTCCTTTATTTTTAACAACGTTACCCTGCCCTTGACCATTTCATTTTCAGCACATCGATACAGGGAAAGGAATCACACAGTACAAACGGAACCTGGGTTCACCCTGAAGACCTCAGTGGCCAAAGAGTTTCCAGCTGTAGCAATGGTTTTGCTGTAAGTTTTGGGTGGAAATGGTTCTTTCCCAAACAGgtaaaaagaacataaaagtgCGGATTATGTTTATgtaattttctctctcctgacATGATCTTGTAATTGAAAATTTGAACTGTACTTGCTAATCTCATCTGAATCAGTCATCTGCGTATATTAGAAACAGCACAGACACCTTTTAATAGGAACAAGACTAATTTGCCACCCATGTTTTGATTTCAAGCCCCAGATATGATGATTGGTGGGGAAAAGCAACCAATTGAAAATAAGACCAAAGGACACCTTGAGGCCCAGGTTAGAGTTCAAACCGACTGTGTATATGTTTAGATTTTAACTTGTTGTACTTGGTGATCAGATCCAGCTTACTGTGCCCAAGAGTCATTCTTTTCTCAGCCCCGTACGCGCTGTGCTTTTCCACCAGCATGTCCTCAGTGAGTTTATCATAGCAAGGAACTACTACAGGCTTTTTCTCTCGTTTGAGCTGGTTGTATGGGGATAGCAGGTCCAACTTTCCTTGTCCGGGACTCTGTTGTTTTTCCATCCCATAAAAAGTGTTGTCATTTTCTGCTGTTGGTTccctggaggcagcagcaggccCTTTCTCCTTCATGCTTGTCCCATTGCTACTGGCACTCTCCGAAAGGGACTGCAATATCTGCTCCTGTCTTAGTGGGGAGCAGTGGCTGCTGTTAGCTTTAGTGTCCCCTTGATAACTAGTTTTATTGGAGCTCAGGGCAGGGGAAGGCTCTGGCTGCAAGAATGTCCTTGCTGTCATGAGATTTGATTTGTGATACAAGGCTGGGGTGGATTTATTCAGAGGACTGTTTGGTGAGTCCGGTGGTTCTCCTTGCTGCTTAGGGCAAGTGGGCTTCAGAGATGtgtcttccttccccttcttatTACCAGAATCAGAGCTTGAATCTTGCTTTTCCTGGTGTACATTGCAGCTGGAGTTTTTCAAAAAGGGAGACACTTTTATGCTTCTGATGCTTACATTGGAAAGGCTGCTGGAAGGGCTCAAGGTTTCAGCATCATTCACCTGTGCAGGTTTTAAAAGGTTGTTGGCAACTTTTGAGGCATTCTGAGAAGAGGGGCACATTCCAGGATCTGGCACACAGAACCTGGTCACTGCTCTGGACTCTGCATACAAGTACCGGAATTCCTTGTCAAACTCCGCAACAATTTGACCACGGAAGTGGGTCACCAGGCTGGTGTGGACTTGGCTGCAAAGCCAGGTGaaactgtgaaaaaagaaaaaaacccagcacatgTAACTAGTTCACAGAGCATCAGGATACCTAGCATTGATTTTAACATGAGTGATGTATTGCTACCCAATTTATGCCATTAAAACTTTCTCTGAAGTATGCAAGTCTGAGATTACTTGCAGAGACGAATGTACTTATTACATAATTACAAAAGAACAACCCTAAAATGGTCTTTCAATTTCAGCTTGGTGATGTAATGAACtatatgaaaatataaacaatGAACAAGAAATATCAGACAGTTTTCCTTAGCCTTATGAAGGATGTAGTGCAGCAACTGGTCCCTGCCTAAAAAGCACAGCAGCACGTTTcaggctttttcttctccagcttcCTCTTTCCAGTGCTTTCTGCCCATAAGCAAGGAACCATCGTTTCCCATTCCTCATCCCATCCGTGTGTTGGAGAATACCAGCTAACCGTTTGTGGGCAGCCTTGTCAGTCCATGCAGGGGGGTACTGCAGTGTGCGTGGTTTGTATCAAGCAGACAGTGGCAAGGAGAGCTCCAACTGTCTGGAGATGGGGTGGCGATGGGACAATGAGATGCGAAGCATGGGGCACTGAAGGGCTCTTTCTGCCCAACTGTATTGCAGACTTTCTAGCTCAGCATTTGGCTAGCACAGTACACTGCAACCATACCTTCTACAGAGGGTGAGGAGACTGTTTGGGGAGATATTAAGGCATGCCTGGTCTCCTGCTCTCTTCCCTTGCCTTGGCAGGAACTACGTTCTCATGTCCTTAACATCTGCAACATGTGATAGACTTGAAGGAGCCACCTAGGCAGGCAGGAAGGTGAGGAATGGAGATCTTCGGCACTGCCTTGAGGAGCTGAGGCCTCCAGAGCCGCACAGGAATACCTCAGGACAGGAAGGCTGATGATGTTTTCTGTAAGTATTGCTGCGAGATCTCCCAGACTCATTCCATCTTTTCCTTCCCATCCAGTTAAGATGCATGGTGTTAGAAGTTCACAAGTCCTTTGCTCAGCAAGTCCAGTCCCCTGCTCTCGCAGTACAATGTCTTGGGATCTTTTCTGGGAGCTTGTTATGTTCCACCTTAAAATGAATTAGGTTTTGCCACAGCTGGGCAAAAACTTTCACTAATTGCCACTCTGCTTATTTTCCTTATCTGTTTAACGCTACCTGTTGTTTGTGCCAAAACAGTAACTTAATTACCTCTCCCCCCATATACCTACAGATAGTAACACATTTCTCCTCCCAATCTTTACAGGCATAGATTAAACAGGGAAGCTCCTCTTACAGAGTAGATTCCCCAGGGTCCTGGTCATCCCAGCCATCCactgtttcttttattcttgctgTAGTCAAACCAGATTAAAAAACTAATTGTGTTAA
This region of Harpia harpyja isolate bHarHar1 chromosome 1, bHarHar1 primary haplotype, whole genome shotgun sequence genomic DNA includes:
- the FAM83C gene encoding protein FAM83C yields the protein MFNYLAVEVRPQFHRSYGGQQGVSGPLKSRLEQLKKPWWREPTPLVLQHSETARLAIDAFLEQGERGYLSAIAEERELPFLSILDMEYMSHQRNQSFPDASATKDKEADPGDADAGDRSSLNSELTSGTYFPLMSDVHPPELELGWPGTPLLTVSGQTQATVIFQRNKANSIKDLLRSLISRARMVIAIVMDLFTDMEILCDLLEASSRRHVPVYLILDEEYLKHFVEMCNKMGLTQDNFPNMRIRCLSGDTYYSKAGKKFAGHVLEKFILIDCDQVLAGTYSFTWLCSQVHTSLVTHFRGQIVAEFDKEFRYLYAESRAVTRFCVPDPGMCPSSQNASKVANNLLKPAQVNDAETLSPSSSLSNVSIRSIKVSPFLKNSSCNVHQEKQDSSSDSGNKKGKEDTSLKPTCPKQQGEPPDSPNSPLNKSTPALYHKSNLMTARTFLQPEPSPALSSNKTSYQGDTKANSSHCSPLRQEQILQSLSESASSNGTSMKEKGPAAASREPTAENDNTFYGMEKQQSPGQGKLDLLSPYNQLKREKKPVVVPCYDKLTEDMLVEKHSAYGAEKRMTLGHSKLDLITKYNKLKSKHIHSRFEL
- the EIF6 gene encoding eukaryotic translation initiation factor 6 gives rise to the protein MAVRASFENNNELGCFAKLTNAYCLVAIGGSENFYSVFEGELFGTIPVVHASIAGCRIIGRMCVGNRHGLLVPSSTTDQELQHIRNSLPDSVRIQRVEERLSALGNVTTCNDYVALVHPDLDRETEEILADVLKVEVFRQTVADQVLVGSYCVFSNQGGIVHPKTSIDDQDELSSLLQVPLVAGTVNRGSEVIAAGMVVNDWCAFCGLDTTSTELSVIESIFRLNEAQPSTIATNMRDSLIDSLT